Proteins encoded in a region of the Planktothrix sp. FACHB-1365 genome:
- a CDS encoding pentapeptide repeat-containing protein — protein sequence MTGVEGLWPHNLSPNRLAVLERKLVLWLQEQPLPADIHEMALHYNSHEDLQLLTQKAATHGCHFSVLQTTVQLVISAPTDNFLELAELAGLNPFKDFAEGRLLGVNFRGLNLSGAKLAKAYLRGADLTDIDLTFADLSNANLGGADLSGALLSDANLTGADLHRVSLALANLSWANLTHANLEEANLSNCNLSDADLRGACLKNADLYRAGLALTNLAGVDFTGANVKEARLWHDAGIPQVVKEDLIKRGAIFDEKIENIKRD from the coding sequence ATGACTGGTGTAGAAGGACTTTGGCCCCATAATCTTAGCCCAAATCGCTTGGCGGTATTAGAACGCAAACTTGTCCTGTGGTTACAGGAACAACCCCTACCCGCCGATATTCACGAAATGGCACTCCACTATAATAGCCATGAAGATTTGCAATTATTAACCCAAAAAGCAGCGACTCATGGTTGTCATTTTTCGGTTTTGCAAACAACTGTTCAATTGGTTATATCCGCGCCAACCGATAATTTTTTAGAGTTAGCGGAATTAGCCGGTTTAAATCCCTTCAAAGATTTTGCGGAAGGGAGACTATTAGGCGTTAATTTCAGAGGATTAAATTTAAGTGGTGCAAAGCTGGCAAAGGCTTATTTACGAGGAGCAGATTTAACCGATATTGATTTAACATTTGCCGATTTAAGCAATGCCAATTTAGGGGGGGCTGATTTAAGTGGAGCATTATTAAGTGATGCGAATTTAACAGGAGCAGATTTGCATCGGGTGAGTTTAGCATTAGCCAATTTAAGCTGGGCAAATTTAACCCATGCGAATTTAGAAGAAGCCAATTTAAGTAACTGCAATTTAAGCGATGCTGATTTAAGGGGAGCTTGTTTAAAAAATGCCGATTTATATCGAGCGGGATTAGCTTTAACCAATTTAGCCGGGGTAGATTTTACCGGAGCAAATGTTAAAGAAGCTCGACTCTGGCATGATGCTGGAATTC